A portion of the Gossypium arboreum isolate Shixiya-1 chromosome 8, ASM2569848v2, whole genome shotgun sequence genome contains these proteins:
- the LOC128296534 gene encoding uncharacterized protein LOC128296534, translated as MVYSRVEAAEPGGPSPGVMAEGGACGPSPGVMAEGGVVGAELGVIDGGAGAGGVGASGAEDGVGAIGVVEGVGAIGVDGAGADIGVMAGGGVMVVGGGVATGEGVVLELGDIVGDADGL; from the coding sequence ATGGTGTATTCACGTGTAGAAGCAGCGGAACCTGGTGGGCCCTCCCCAGGGGTCATGGCTGAAGGAGGAGCTTGTGGGCCCTCCCCAGGGGTCATGGCTGAAGGAGGAGTTGTAGGTGCTGAATTAGGCGTCATAGATGGAGGTGCGGGTGCCGGTGGGGTTGGTGCCTCTGGGGCAGAGGATGGGGTTGGGGCCATTGGAGTGGTTGAAGGGGTAGGAGCCATAGGGGTTGACGGTGCGGGTGCTGACATTGGAGTCATGGCTGGGGGAGGGGTCATGGTGGTTGGTGGTGGAGTGGCAACGGGAGAGGGGGTGGTGCTTGAACTTGGTGACATTGTAGGTGATGCCGATGGACTTTGA